In Neodiprion pinetum isolate iyNeoPine1 chromosome 6, iyNeoPine1.2, whole genome shotgun sequence, one genomic interval encodes:
- the Cep164 gene encoding centrosomal protein of 164 kDa isoform X1, which translates to MSVSQEIAATVVCREVFDESSHPSHEEVVDYATRLGIDPEAEPHLLGLAKDGLMAALPKGWSPCFHEATGAWYYYQASTGTTTWEHPLDSVYKELVENARKGNRQPSIDEDSKATTKDLESQEDVTSPKEIAKTLSRPKLPAKLVPLRKSKAEILGARRNEFKVEKTQPRKENDTVKLDNSFSSSNDRASRDYTNLRFQDPNFYESPKLLEVLKASEESEESKVRGKELDLQEVLKRSESLSPRYEQEWEQLSSKFGSEENIIDIDKLSINSLNKSDAVVEKSEEEKQQARQSSRIKELTLSGGGSMFLKSNRSRDANACGSLDEDVQNDFYGVLRLEDKNTSSVGDRPKSILREKTSEDDDKPVEEERKSVRFDLEKEVDVKFTYSGSEEEWDTESDEPNMRISATVTMKNLMSFEGEDLELEKSAPTDVGSCMQGESVGDKLPDLEEPKKDNLGEKSKMISKQPKIVGKRFLVENVTENEHFNQTSKDKSCSDATDGGGDYVPSKFENVRNIDLLSKSENESTTTLKSTESRSSILDEIRRSKEMMLESMKRSDMRAKNELQKEKDDAYHLMKIKLDLESARNQREKARARSQMTKNFQAVKSAVRREREKEIQDLKDDFQIRYEDTKTEYEAMFLEEKGYLEENIKERLAELREDMKQREQLEVQNLVAEMDKTRVEELNNLRSELETCYEKEKQEILKNLRVELEEKKLELLEHRNREIEKLKSDFQKSLEEEKALKLVELDLGKQHAEKVKALKTKLEKEFEDTVMELRLQQREKISKVTEDHEVSLAEILRDFRTEEDLARKEYKQRLEEVRASFSRDIEKEMKKQSERLVRPDSMDYEKIRCEKRLVEDKYKTLKEKYLKLKNDVRLAVESRSRRKEANATASETERSTSARTKTERTESVDQKAPLKKTQSITTLSENVSHNDNGTEESDGQKIAGFSKTPSALKLAQSKLESDDTTTASEQNSNLLKKKKLFTKKAASTSKLNNNVENPVENIRKQLEKLEDLGDQLPSNENAYTLRYPFQDQAASLISAPANASSDIEFFRHRIHVERDSVRRAREALHQQRNLFQGRQRAWKQRSVRATLEQLVQLGVSPGLPLQQEERELSDMEVSLHRTRSLLGEKVIHLRHLERSLERVANAKRNKNEQTAKSDELTLSDISSASSGFSSTDLETDTFIGKSEHYQESTEIIASLENLNSEIREIWGVLNKRQDNSVPPPPTLMYSDLRWLPYQQLTTQANNVPAFGTPNIQSNILSQLTGSHPPTTTTQNIIAQYGPTSGYTTSVGNVERTTSNLMERTRNLRDWLRQARVESSDLVSPGQATL; encoded by the exons ATGAAGATTCGAAAGCAACAACAAAGGATCTCGAGTCCCAGGAGGATGTGACATCTCCTAAAGAGATTGCGAAAACTTTGTCTCGTCCAAAGCTTCCGGCGAAGCTTGTACCACTGAGAAAGTCGAAAGCCGAGATATTGGGCGCTCGAAGAAATGAGTTCAAGGTCGAAAAAACCCAGCCGCGGAAGGAAAACGACACCGTGAAACTCGACAACTCGTTCAGCTCGTCGAACGACAGAGCCAGCAGGGATTAcacgaacctgcggttccagGATCCCAATTTTTACGAGAGCCCGAAGCTGCTCGAGGTGCTAAAAGCTTCGGAAGAGTCGGAGGAGTCGAAGGTTCGAGGCAAGGAATTGGACTTGCAGGAAGTCCTCAAGAGGTCCGAATCGCTGAGTCCGAGATACGAGCAGGAGTGGGAACAATTGTCGAGCAAGTTTGGCTCGGAGGAAAACATCATTGACATTGATAAGCTGAGTATAAACTCGCTGAACAAGTCGGATGCGGTCGTCGAGAAATCCGAGGAGGAAAAACAACAGGCGAGGCAATCGAGCCGTATCAAAGAGTTGACTCTTAGCGGCGGTGGTTCCATGTTCTTGAAGAGTAACAGGAGCAGAGATGCGAACGCCTGCGGCAGCCTCGACGAAGATGTGCAGAACGATTTTTACGGCGTTCTACGACTTGAGGATAAAAATACATCGTCCGTTGGCGACAGGCCGAAATCAATTCTTCGCGAGAAGACTTCTGAAGATG ACGACAAGCCCGTAGAAGAAGAGCGTAAGAGCGTCCGATTCGACTTGGAGAAAGAAGTAGACGTGAAATTCACGTATTCGGGATCAGAGGAGGAGTGGGACACGGAATCGGACGAGCCCAATATGCGAATATCGGCGACTGTGACGATGAAGAATCTCATGAGCTTCGAGGGTGAGGATTTGGAATTAGAAAAATCGGCGCCAACCGATGTTGGCTCGTGTATGCAAGGCGAGTCAGTCGGCGATAAGCTCCCGGATTTGGAAGAACCGAAGAAGGATAATTTGGGTGAAAAGTCTAAGATGATATCAAAGCAGCCGAAGATCGTGGGAAAGAGATTTCTGGTTGAGAATGTAACGGAAAACGAGCACTTCAACCAAACGTCGAAAGACAAGTCGTGCAGCGATGCGACCGACGGCGGTGGCGACTACGTGCCAAGCAAGTTCGAGAACGTGAGGAATATCGACCTGCTCTCGAAGAGCGAAAATGAGAGCACGACGACCCTGAAGAGCACCGAGTCACGGTCCAGCATCCTCGACGAGATACGCAGGAGCAAGGAGATGATGCTTGAGTCGATGAAAAGGAGCGATATGCGGGCGAAGAACGAGCTCCAGAAGGAGAAGGACGACGCCTATCACCTGATGAAGATCAAGCTCGACCTTGAGTCGGCGAGGAACCAGCGAGAGAAGGCGAGGGCCAGGAGCCAGAtgacgaagaattttcaagCGGTGAAATCGGCGGTAAGGAGAGAGCGTGAGAAGGAGATACAGGACCTGAAAGACGACTTCCAAATCAGGTACGAGGACACGAAGACTGAGTACGAGGCGATGTTCCTCGAGGAGAAAGGCTACCTCGAGGAGAACATTAAGGAGAGACTCGCCGAGCTCAGGGAGGATATGAAGCAGCGGGAACAGCTGGAGGTCCAGAACCTCGTCGCCGAGATGGACAAGACTCGAGTTGAGGAGCTGAACAACCTTCGTAGCGAGCTTGAGACCTGCTACGAAAAGGAGAAGCAGGAGATTCTGAAGAACTTGAGGGTTGAACTGGAGGAGAAGAAGCTGGAATTGCTCGAGCACAGAAATCGTGAGATCGAGAAGCTGAAGAGTGATTTTCAGAAGTCTTTGGAGGAGGAAAAGGCGTTGAAGCTCGTTGAACTCGATCTTGGAAAGCAGCACGCTGAGAAGGTCAAGGCCTTGAAGACCAAGCTGGAAAAGGAATTCGAAGACACTGTGATGGAGCTTCGTTTGCAGCAGAGGGAGAAGATATCCAAAGTAACCGAAGATCACGAGGTCAGCCTCGCCGAAATCTTACGGGATTTCAGAACGGAA GAAGATCTTGCGCGGAAGGAGTACAAGCAACGTTTGGAAGAAGTACGAGCTTCGTTTTCTCGAGACATCGAGAAAGAGATGAAGAAGCAAAGCGAACGTTTAGTTCGTCCTGACTCGAtggattatgagaaaattcgTTGCGAGAAACGGCTGGTTGAGGACAAGTATAAAACGCTCAAAGAAAAGTacctgaaattaaaaaatgacgtACGACTAGCCGTGGAGTCAAGAAGCAGGAGGAAAGAGGCGAATGCCACTGCGTCGGAAACCGAAAGATCGACTTCCGCGAGGACTAAAACGGAACGCACCGAGTCTGTTGATCAAAA AGCGCCGTTAAAAAAGACGCAATCCATAACAACGCTCTCGGAAAATGTAAGTCACAATGATAATGGCACCGAGGAAAGTGACGGCCAGAAAATAGcgggattttcaaaaacacCCAGTGCCCTGAAGCTCGCTCAGAGCAAATTAGAATCGGACGACACGACAACGGCGAGcgaacaaaattcaaatctattaaagaagaaaaagttatTTACAAAGAAGGCGGCTAGTACATCGAAGTTGAACAACAACGTCGAGAATCCCGTCGAAAACATCAGGAAACAGCTCGAGAAGTTGGAAGACCTGGGGGACCAATTGCCAAGCAACGAGAATGCTTACACTTTGAGATATCCGTTCCAAGACcaag CCGCAAGTCTTATTTCAGCGCCGGCGAACGCTTCATCGGACATAGAATTCTTCAGGCATCGAATCCACGTCGAGAGAGATTCCGTGAGGCGAGCCAGAGAGGCACTTCACCAGCAGAGAAATCTATTCCAGGGAAGACAGAGGGCTTGGAAGCAACGAAGCGTCAGGGCGACACTGGAGCAGCTGGTACAG TTGGGAGTCTCACCTGGCCTGCCTCTTCAACAGGAGGAACGCGAGTTATCGGACATGGAGGTTAGCTTGCACCGAACGCGGAGTCTCCTGGGGGAAAAGGTGATTCACTTGCGCCATCTAGAGCGATCCCTCGAGAGAGTCGCCAACGCGAAGAGGAACAAGAACGAGCAAACGGCAAAGAGCGACGAGTTAACGCTGAGTGACATCTCGAGTGCGAGTAGCGGATTCAGTTCGACCGATTTGGAAACCGACACTTTTATCG GAAAGTCGGAGCACTATCAAGAATCGACGGAGATCATAGCCAGCCTCGAGAATCTCAATTCTGAGATTCGTGAGATATGGGGTGTGCTCAACAAAAGACAGGACAACAGTGTGCCACCTCCACCAACACTGATGTACTCGGATCTGAGGTGGCTACCTTATCAGCAGCTCACCACTCAGGCCAACAATGTCCCAG CTTTTGGAACGCCGAACATCCAATCGAACATTTTGTCCCAGTTGACCGGTTCTCATCCACCAACGACTACAACCCAGAATATAATCGCTCAGTATGGGCCTACCAGCGGATATACGACCAGCGTTGGAAACGTCGAGAGGACGACGTCTAATCTCATGGAAAGAACCAGAAACCTAAGAGACTGGTTGCGGCAAGCGCGCGTCGAAAGTTCAGATCTAGTCAGCCCGGGTCAAGCAACCCTCTAG
- the Cep164 gene encoding centrosomal protein of 164 kDa isoform X4 → MSVSQEIAATVVCREVFDESSHPSHEEVVDYATRLGIDPEAEPHLLGLAKDGLMAALPKGWSPCFHEATGAWYYYQASTGTTTWEHPLDSVYKELVENARKGNRQPSIDEDSKATTKDLESQEDVTSPKEIAKTLSRPKLPAKLVPLRKSKAEILGARRNEFKVEKTQPRKENDTVKLDNSFSSSNDRASRDYTNLRFQDPNFYESPKLLEVLKASEESEESKVRGKELDLQEVLKRSESLSPRYEQEWEQLSSKFGSEENIIDIDKLSINSLNKSDAVVEKSEEEKQQARQSSRIKELTLSGGGSMFLKSNRSRDANACGSLDEDVQNDFYGVLRLEDKNTSSVGDRPKSILREKTSEDDDKPVEEERKSVRFDLEKEVDVKFTYSGSEEEWDTESDEPNMRISATVTMKNLMSFEGEDLELEKSAPTDVGSCMQGESVGDKLPDLEEPKKDNLGEKSKMISKQPKIVGKRFLVENVTENEHFNQTSKDKSCSDATDGGGDYVPSKFENVRNIDLLSKSENESTTTLKSTESRSSILDEIRRSKEMMLESMKRSDMRAKNELQKEKDDAYHLMKIKLDLESARNQREKARARSQMTKNFQAVKSAVRREREKEIQDLKDDFQIRYEDTKTEYEAMFLEEKGYLEENIKERLAELREDMKQREQLEVQNLVAEMDKTRVEELNNLRSELETCYEKEKQEILKNLRVELEEKKLELLEHRNREIEKLKSDFQKSLEEEKALKLVELDLGKQHAEKVKALKTKLEKEFEDTVMELRLQQREKISKVTEDHEVSLAEILRDFRTEEDLARKEYKQRLEEVRASFSRDIEKEMKKQSERLVRPDSMDYEKIRCEKRLVEDKYKTLKEKYLKLKNDVRLAVESRSRRKEANATASETERSTSARTKTERTESVDQKAPLKKTQSITTLSENVSHNDNGTEESDGQKIAGFSKTPSALKLAQSKLESDDTTTASEQNSNLLKKKKLFTKKAASTSKLNNNVENPVENIRKQLEKLEDLGDQLPSNENAYTLRYPFQDQAASLISAPANASSDIEFFRHRIHVERDSVRRAREALHQQRNLFQGRQRAWKQRSVRATLEQLEERELSDMEVSLHRTRSLLGEKVIHLRHLERSLERVANAKRNKNEQTAKSDELTLSDISSASSGFSSTDLETDTFIGKSEHYQESTEIIASLENLNSEIREIWGVLNKRQDNSVPPPPTLMYSDLRWLPYQQLTTQANNVPAFGTPNIQSNILSQLTGSHPPTTTTQNIIAQYGPTSGYTTSVGNVERTTSNLMERTRNLRDWLRQARVESSDLVSPGQATL, encoded by the exons ATGAAGATTCGAAAGCAACAACAAAGGATCTCGAGTCCCAGGAGGATGTGACATCTCCTAAAGAGATTGCGAAAACTTTGTCTCGTCCAAAGCTTCCGGCGAAGCTTGTACCACTGAGAAAGTCGAAAGCCGAGATATTGGGCGCTCGAAGAAATGAGTTCAAGGTCGAAAAAACCCAGCCGCGGAAGGAAAACGACACCGTGAAACTCGACAACTCGTTCAGCTCGTCGAACGACAGAGCCAGCAGGGATTAcacgaacctgcggttccagGATCCCAATTTTTACGAGAGCCCGAAGCTGCTCGAGGTGCTAAAAGCTTCGGAAGAGTCGGAGGAGTCGAAGGTTCGAGGCAAGGAATTGGACTTGCAGGAAGTCCTCAAGAGGTCCGAATCGCTGAGTCCGAGATACGAGCAGGAGTGGGAACAATTGTCGAGCAAGTTTGGCTCGGAGGAAAACATCATTGACATTGATAAGCTGAGTATAAACTCGCTGAACAAGTCGGATGCGGTCGTCGAGAAATCCGAGGAGGAAAAACAACAGGCGAGGCAATCGAGCCGTATCAAAGAGTTGACTCTTAGCGGCGGTGGTTCCATGTTCTTGAAGAGTAACAGGAGCAGAGATGCGAACGCCTGCGGCAGCCTCGACGAAGATGTGCAGAACGATTTTTACGGCGTTCTACGACTTGAGGATAAAAATACATCGTCCGTTGGCGACAGGCCGAAATCAATTCTTCGCGAGAAGACTTCTGAAGATG ACGACAAGCCCGTAGAAGAAGAGCGTAAGAGCGTCCGATTCGACTTGGAGAAAGAAGTAGACGTGAAATTCACGTATTCGGGATCAGAGGAGGAGTGGGACACGGAATCGGACGAGCCCAATATGCGAATATCGGCGACTGTGACGATGAAGAATCTCATGAGCTTCGAGGGTGAGGATTTGGAATTAGAAAAATCGGCGCCAACCGATGTTGGCTCGTGTATGCAAGGCGAGTCAGTCGGCGATAAGCTCCCGGATTTGGAAGAACCGAAGAAGGATAATTTGGGTGAAAAGTCTAAGATGATATCAAAGCAGCCGAAGATCGTGGGAAAGAGATTTCTGGTTGAGAATGTAACGGAAAACGAGCACTTCAACCAAACGTCGAAAGACAAGTCGTGCAGCGATGCGACCGACGGCGGTGGCGACTACGTGCCAAGCAAGTTCGAGAACGTGAGGAATATCGACCTGCTCTCGAAGAGCGAAAATGAGAGCACGACGACCCTGAAGAGCACCGAGTCACGGTCCAGCATCCTCGACGAGATACGCAGGAGCAAGGAGATGATGCTTGAGTCGATGAAAAGGAGCGATATGCGGGCGAAGAACGAGCTCCAGAAGGAGAAGGACGACGCCTATCACCTGATGAAGATCAAGCTCGACCTTGAGTCGGCGAGGAACCAGCGAGAGAAGGCGAGGGCCAGGAGCCAGAtgacgaagaattttcaagCGGTGAAATCGGCGGTAAGGAGAGAGCGTGAGAAGGAGATACAGGACCTGAAAGACGACTTCCAAATCAGGTACGAGGACACGAAGACTGAGTACGAGGCGATGTTCCTCGAGGAGAAAGGCTACCTCGAGGAGAACATTAAGGAGAGACTCGCCGAGCTCAGGGAGGATATGAAGCAGCGGGAACAGCTGGAGGTCCAGAACCTCGTCGCCGAGATGGACAAGACTCGAGTTGAGGAGCTGAACAACCTTCGTAGCGAGCTTGAGACCTGCTACGAAAAGGAGAAGCAGGAGATTCTGAAGAACTTGAGGGTTGAACTGGAGGAGAAGAAGCTGGAATTGCTCGAGCACAGAAATCGTGAGATCGAGAAGCTGAAGAGTGATTTTCAGAAGTCTTTGGAGGAGGAAAAGGCGTTGAAGCTCGTTGAACTCGATCTTGGAAAGCAGCACGCTGAGAAGGTCAAGGCCTTGAAGACCAAGCTGGAAAAGGAATTCGAAGACACTGTGATGGAGCTTCGTTTGCAGCAGAGGGAGAAGATATCCAAAGTAACCGAAGATCACGAGGTCAGCCTCGCCGAAATCTTACGGGATTTCAGAACGGAA GAAGATCTTGCGCGGAAGGAGTACAAGCAACGTTTGGAAGAAGTACGAGCTTCGTTTTCTCGAGACATCGAGAAAGAGATGAAGAAGCAAAGCGAACGTTTAGTTCGTCCTGACTCGAtggattatgagaaaattcgTTGCGAGAAACGGCTGGTTGAGGACAAGTATAAAACGCTCAAAGAAAAGTacctgaaattaaaaaatgacgtACGACTAGCCGTGGAGTCAAGAAGCAGGAGGAAAGAGGCGAATGCCACTGCGTCGGAAACCGAAAGATCGACTTCCGCGAGGACTAAAACGGAACGCACCGAGTCTGTTGATCAAAA AGCGCCGTTAAAAAAGACGCAATCCATAACAACGCTCTCGGAAAATGTAAGTCACAATGATAATGGCACCGAGGAAAGTGACGGCCAGAAAATAGcgggattttcaaaaacacCCAGTGCCCTGAAGCTCGCTCAGAGCAAATTAGAATCGGACGACACGACAACGGCGAGcgaacaaaattcaaatctattaaagaagaaaaagttatTTACAAAGAAGGCGGCTAGTACATCGAAGTTGAACAACAACGTCGAGAATCCCGTCGAAAACATCAGGAAACAGCTCGAGAAGTTGGAAGACCTGGGGGACCAATTGCCAAGCAACGAGAATGCTTACACTTTGAGATATCCGTTCCAAGACcaag CCGCAAGTCTTATTTCAGCGCCGGCGAACGCTTCATCGGACATAGAATTCTTCAGGCATCGAATCCACGTCGAGAGAGATTCCGTGAGGCGAGCCAGAGAGGCACTTCACCAGCAGAGAAATCTATTCCAGGGAAGACAGAGGGCTTGGAAGCAACGAAGCGTCAGGGCGACACTGGAGCAGCTG GAGGAACGCGAGTTATCGGACATGGAGGTTAGCTTGCACCGAACGCGGAGTCTCCTGGGGGAAAAGGTGATTCACTTGCGCCATCTAGAGCGATCCCTCGAGAGAGTCGCCAACGCGAAGAGGAACAAGAACGAGCAAACGGCAAAGAGCGACGAGTTAACGCTGAGTGACATCTCGAGTGCGAGTAGCGGATTCAGTTCGACCGATTTGGAAACCGACACTTTTATCG GAAAGTCGGAGCACTATCAAGAATCGACGGAGATCATAGCCAGCCTCGAGAATCTCAATTCTGAGATTCGTGAGATATGGGGTGTGCTCAACAAAAGACAGGACAACAGTGTGCCACCTCCACCAACACTGATGTACTCGGATCTGAGGTGGCTACCTTATCAGCAGCTCACCACTCAGGCCAACAATGTCCCAG CTTTTGGAACGCCGAACATCCAATCGAACATTTTGTCCCAGTTGACCGGTTCTCATCCACCAACGACTACAACCCAGAATATAATCGCTCAGTATGGGCCTACCAGCGGATATACGACCAGCGTTGGAAACGTCGAGAGGACGACGTCTAATCTCATGGAAAGAACCAGAAACCTAAGAGACTGGTTGCGGCAAGCGCGCGTCGAAAGTTCAGATCTAGTCAGCCCGGGTCAAGCAACCCTCTAG
- the Cep164 gene encoding centrosomal protein of 164 kDa isoform X5, which yields MSVSQEIAATVVCREVFDESSHPSHEEVVDYATRLGIDPEAEPHLLGLAKDGLMAALPKGWSPCFHEATGAWYYYQASTGTTTWEHPLDSVYKELVENARKGNRQPSIDEDSKATTKDLESQEDVTSPKEIAKTLSRPKLPAKLVPLRKSKAEILGARRNEFKVEKTQPRKENDTVKLDNSFSSSNDRASRDYTNLRFQDPNFYESPKLLEVLKASEESEESKVRGKELDLQEVLKRSESLSPRYEQEWEQLSSKFGSEENIIDIDKLSINSLNKSDAVVEKSEEEKQQARQSSRIKELTLSGGGSMFLKSNRSRDANACGSLDEDVQNDFYGVLRLEDKNTSSVGDRPKSILREKTSEDDDKPVEEERKSVRFDLEKEVDVKFTYSGSEEEWDTESDEPNMRISATVTMKNLMSFEGEDLELEKSAPTDVGSCMQGESVGDKLPDLEEPKKDNLGEKSKMISKQPKIVGKRFLVENVTENEHFNQTSKDKSCSDATDGGGDYVPSKFENVRNIDLLSKSENESTTTLKSTESRSSILDEIRRSKEMMLESMKRSDMRAKNELQKEKDDAYHLMKIKLDLESARNQREKARARSQMTKNFQAVKSAVRREREKEIQDLKDDFQIRYEDTKTEYEAMFLEEKGYLEENIKERLAELREDMKQREQLEVQNLVAEMDKTRVEELNNLRSELETCYEKEKQEILKNLRVELEEKKLELLEHRNREIEKLKSDFQKSLEEEKALKLVELDLGKQHAEKVKALKTKLEKEFEDTVMELRLQQREKISKVTEDHEVSLAEILRDFRTEEDLARKEYKQRLEEVRASFSRDIEKEMKKQSERLVRPDSMDYEKIRCEKRLVEDKYKTLKEKYLKLKNDVRLAVESRSRRKEANATASETERSTSARTKTERTESVDQKAPLKKTQSITTLSENVSHNDNGTEESDGQKIAGFSKTPSALKLAQSKLESDDTTTASEQNSNLLKKKKLFTKKAASTSKLNNNVENPVENIRKQLEKLEDLGDQLPSNENAYTLRYPFQDQAPANASSDIEFFRHRIHVERDSVRRAREALHQQRNLFQGRQRAWKQRSVRATLEQLVQEERELSDMEVSLHRTRSLLGEKVIHLRHLERSLERVANAKRNKNEQTAKSDELTLSDISSASSGFSSTDLETDTFIGKSEHYQESTEIIASLENLNSEIREIWGVLNKRQDNSVPPPPTLMYSDLRWLPYQQLTTQANNVPAFGTPNIQSNILSQLTGSHPPTTTTQNIIAQYGPTSGYTTSVGNVERTTSNLMERTRNLRDWLRQARVESSDLVSPGQATL from the exons ATGAAGATTCGAAAGCAACAACAAAGGATCTCGAGTCCCAGGAGGATGTGACATCTCCTAAAGAGATTGCGAAAACTTTGTCTCGTCCAAAGCTTCCGGCGAAGCTTGTACCACTGAGAAAGTCGAAAGCCGAGATATTGGGCGCTCGAAGAAATGAGTTCAAGGTCGAAAAAACCCAGCCGCGGAAGGAAAACGACACCGTGAAACTCGACAACTCGTTCAGCTCGTCGAACGACAGAGCCAGCAGGGATTAcacgaacctgcggttccagGATCCCAATTTTTACGAGAGCCCGAAGCTGCTCGAGGTGCTAAAAGCTTCGGAAGAGTCGGAGGAGTCGAAGGTTCGAGGCAAGGAATTGGACTTGCAGGAAGTCCTCAAGAGGTCCGAATCGCTGAGTCCGAGATACGAGCAGGAGTGGGAACAATTGTCGAGCAAGTTTGGCTCGGAGGAAAACATCATTGACATTGATAAGCTGAGTATAAACTCGCTGAACAAGTCGGATGCGGTCGTCGAGAAATCCGAGGAGGAAAAACAACAGGCGAGGCAATCGAGCCGTATCAAAGAGTTGACTCTTAGCGGCGGTGGTTCCATGTTCTTGAAGAGTAACAGGAGCAGAGATGCGAACGCCTGCGGCAGCCTCGACGAAGATGTGCAGAACGATTTTTACGGCGTTCTACGACTTGAGGATAAAAATACATCGTCCGTTGGCGACAGGCCGAAATCAATTCTTCGCGAGAAGACTTCTGAAGATG ACGACAAGCCCGTAGAAGAAGAGCGTAAGAGCGTCCGATTCGACTTGGAGAAAGAAGTAGACGTGAAATTCACGTATTCGGGATCAGAGGAGGAGTGGGACACGGAATCGGACGAGCCCAATATGCGAATATCGGCGACTGTGACGATGAAGAATCTCATGAGCTTCGAGGGTGAGGATTTGGAATTAGAAAAATCGGCGCCAACCGATGTTGGCTCGTGTATGCAAGGCGAGTCAGTCGGCGATAAGCTCCCGGATTTGGAAGAACCGAAGAAGGATAATTTGGGTGAAAAGTCTAAGATGATATCAAAGCAGCCGAAGATCGTGGGAAAGAGATTTCTGGTTGAGAATGTAACGGAAAACGAGCACTTCAACCAAACGTCGAAAGACAAGTCGTGCAGCGATGCGACCGACGGCGGTGGCGACTACGTGCCAAGCAAGTTCGAGAACGTGAGGAATATCGACCTGCTCTCGAAGAGCGAAAATGAGAGCACGACGACCCTGAAGAGCACCGAGTCACGGTCCAGCATCCTCGACGAGATACGCAGGAGCAAGGAGATGATGCTTGAGTCGATGAAAAGGAGCGATATGCGGGCGAAGAACGAGCTCCAGAAGGAGAAGGACGACGCCTATCACCTGATGAAGATCAAGCTCGACCTTGAGTCGGCGAGGAACCAGCGAGAGAAGGCGAGGGCCAGGAGCCAGAtgacgaagaattttcaagCGGTGAAATCGGCGGTAAGGAGAGAGCGTGAGAAGGAGATACAGGACCTGAAAGACGACTTCCAAATCAGGTACGAGGACACGAAGACTGAGTACGAGGCGATGTTCCTCGAGGAGAAAGGCTACCTCGAGGAGAACATTAAGGAGAGACTCGCCGAGCTCAGGGAGGATATGAAGCAGCGGGAACAGCTGGAGGTCCAGAACCTCGTCGCCGAGATGGACAAGACTCGAGTTGAGGAGCTGAACAACCTTCGTAGCGAGCTTGAGACCTGCTACGAAAAGGAGAAGCAGGAGATTCTGAAGAACTTGAGGGTTGAACTGGAGGAGAAGAAGCTGGAATTGCTCGAGCACAGAAATCGTGAGATCGAGAAGCTGAAGAGTGATTTTCAGAAGTCTTTGGAGGAGGAAAAGGCGTTGAAGCTCGTTGAACTCGATCTTGGAAAGCAGCACGCTGAGAAGGTCAAGGCCTTGAAGACCAAGCTGGAAAAGGAATTCGAAGACACTGTGATGGAGCTTCGTTTGCAGCAGAGGGAGAAGATATCCAAAGTAACCGAAGATCACGAGGTCAGCCTCGCCGAAATCTTACGGGATTTCAGAACGGAA GAAGATCTTGCGCGGAAGGAGTACAAGCAACGTTTGGAAGAAGTACGAGCTTCGTTTTCTCGAGACATCGAGAAAGAGATGAAGAAGCAAAGCGAACGTTTAGTTCGTCCTGACTCGAtggattatgagaaaattcgTTGCGAGAAACGGCTGGTTGAGGACAAGTATAAAACGCTCAAAGAAAAGTacctgaaattaaaaaatgacgtACGACTAGCCGTGGAGTCAAGAAGCAGGAGGAAAGAGGCGAATGCCACTGCGTCGGAAACCGAAAGATCGACTTCCGCGAGGACTAAAACGGAACGCACCGAGTCTGTTGATCAAAA AGCGCCGTTAAAAAAGACGCAATCCATAACAACGCTCTCGGAAAATGTAAGTCACAATGATAATGGCACCGAGGAAAGTGACGGCCAGAAAATAGcgggattttcaaaaacacCCAGTGCCCTGAAGCTCGCTCAGAGCAAATTAGAATCGGACGACACGACAACGGCGAGcgaacaaaattcaaatctattaaagaagaaaaagttatTTACAAAGAAGGCGGCTAGTACATCGAAGTTGAACAACAACGTCGAGAATCCCGTCGAAAACATCAGGAAACAGCTCGAGAAGTTGGAAGACCTGGGGGACCAATTGCCAAGCAACGAGAATGCTTACACTTTGAGATATCCGTTCCAAGACcaag CGCCGGCGAACGCTTCATCGGACATAGAATTCTTCAGGCATCGAATCCACGTCGAGAGAGATTCCGTGAGGCGAGCCAGAGAGGCACTTCACCAGCAGAGAAATCTATTCCAGGGAAGACAGAGGGCTTGGAAGCAACGAAGCGTCAGGGCGACACTGGAGCAGCTGGTACAG GAGGAACGCGAGTTATCGGACATGGAGGTTAGCTTGCACCGAACGCGGAGTCTCCTGGGGGAAAAGGTGATTCACTTGCGCCATCTAGAGCGATCCCTCGAGAGAGTCGCCAACGCGAAGAGGAACAAGAACGAGCAAACGGCAAAGAGCGACGAGTTAACGCTGAGTGACATCTCGAGTGCGAGTAGCGGATTCAGTTCGACCGATTTGGAAACCGACACTTTTATCG GAAAGTCGGAGCACTATCAAGAATCGACGGAGATCATAGCCAGCCTCGAGAATCTCAATTCTGAGATTCGTGAGATATGGGGTGTGCTCAACAAAAGACAGGACAACAGTGTGCCACCTCCACCAACACTGATGTACTCGGATCTGAGGTGGCTACCTTATCAGCAGCTCACCACTCAGGCCAACAATGTCCCAG CTTTTGGAACGCCGAACATCCAATCGAACATTTTGTCCCAGTTGACCGGTTCTCATCCACCAACGACTACAACCCAGAATATAATCGCTCAGTATGGGCCTACCAGCGGATATACGACCAGCGTTGGAAACGTCGAGAGGACGACGTCTAATCTCATGGAAAGAACCAGAAACCTAAGAGACTGGTTGCGGCAAGCGCGCGTCGAAAGTTCAGATCTAGTCAGCCCGGGTCAAGCAACCCTCTAG